In Eucalyptus grandis isolate ANBG69807.140 chromosome 4, ASM1654582v1, whole genome shotgun sequence, the following proteins share a genomic window:
- the LOC104441316 gene encoding DNA replication ATP-dependent helicase/nuclease JHS1 isoform X3, whose protein sequence is MPPRKRANPSSAAAAAAAAAAAAAAKKQNQNQNQAQASQPPKYGIQHFFERHSQNNAAAAVSVSQDPPDRKAAASRLRPAPAAVPSSKAGLDLGEIDRRKSLGNRGRGRKSLRDPDTNAADSNVLGDGDAPSSRVPSSGVAAVGSGIEEANENRVVGASERPENGAVSNCASQSTPADNLLRAGDQGEDAGSPLVVSPEMMKSLSVKRFKFSPGMLIKQSQDDGGDEVTWKISPVNERLQTVSKHMPETIKVLAESSRLNSSYIQQCSQIKSTREAAGSGGMCLSSPFKKASGRSCCANSLGVKGVNPDKNADHEGKSGEVITTQVASQQSPFQTPPSLSYCQDKPANSTACNGVLNELGLRQHKKALLELLDQVEDAISIDEPLPNVLKGCSSKVRNGKSCELPVKVCSDARVVVPQKANMASLDDIFLVLEVAENSGSADSSHGPSPHKVLRLLNEQNGEERTIHLLDEWFYSVISPGDTVNVIGQFDVQGKCDVRRDSNFVIVHPDLLVSGTRVATSFTCPRRTVLDERLKSSEYSTAALIGTLLHQIFQAGLVKDEPTEEFLDEYAGVVLQKNVESLYACGVSEKDILNTLIEANPRLLNWISLFKNSQFQKAPTVDFGSEDGLKKVNISEVIDIEEMSWAPKYGLKGMIDASVRVKVESNTSGVVEKIVPLEFKSGKRPNGQSSMEHCAQVILYTLLMSERYLKPIDSGLLYYLQSDHTHGITVRRSDLVGLIMRRNELATSILKALTTQQLPPMLQSPSICKGCRHLDVCTLYHKAHGGSTENSGMGDLFNAYTNHLTTAHSDFLRHWDWLIDLEAGEAEHRKKDIWRSRNSRRDESACSLSSLVLDTSDKETCCTPSRDKRFTYRFLGQNLTSEQAETFVGNTPGAGDSMRTGFACKLSRGDMVILSTESGRRAIASGVISDISRSHVSVSFSKRLRLPGSRPLSEVQDLVNQLWRIDKDEFITSFAVMRFNLVQLFRQDARSSHLRKMIVDLEPPRFDSGCIFSQDPAISYVWSEEKLNDDQRRAIVKILTAKDYTLILGMPGTGKTSTMVHAVKALLMRGASILLTSYTNSAVDNLLIKLKNQGIDFVRIGRPEVVHEDVREHCFPEKGMESVDGIKVRLEQVKVVAVTCLGITSPLLASKRFDVCIMDEAGQTTLPVSLGPLTFASVFVLVGDHYQLPPLVQSTEAQENGLGISLFCRLSEAHPQAISALQSQYRMCQGIMQLSNALIYGDRLRCGSTDVANAKLNFAKENLYSSWLKVLEPGMPVVFLNTDLLPAFEEKDRKTLKNPIEACIIGKITEELVESGIKEEDIGIITPYNSQADLIRDAVCRTSVEIHTIDKYQGRDKDCILVSFVRSNKEGNHCNSSLLGDWHRINVAVTRAKKKLIMVGSLATLSKLPLLKLLIENVDKQSGILSLSKEDFSQTECLQRCSPTERN, encoded by the exons ATGCCTCCGAGAAAGAGGGCCAATCCCTCTtccgccgcggcggcggcggctgcggctgcggcggcggcggcggcgaagaagCAGAACCAGAATCAGAACCAGGCCCAGGCCTCCCAGCCTCCCAAGTACGGGATCCAGCACTTCTTCGAGCGCCACTCCCAGAacaacgccgccgccgccgtctccgTCTCTCAGGACCCTCCGGACCGTAAAGCCGCGGCCAGTCGACTGCGCCCGGCCCCTGCCGCCGTGCCGAGCTCGAAGGCCGGCCTTGATTTGGGGGAAATCGATCGTCGGAAGTCGTTGGGCAATAGGGGGCGGGGCCGCAAAAGTTTGAGGGATCCGGACACTAATGCTGCTGACTCCAATGTTCTAGGGGACGGGGACGCGCCGAGTTCGAGGGTTCCGAGCTCGGGCGTTGCTGCGGTGGGTTCGGGGATTGAGGAGGCGAATGAGAATCGCGTGGTCGGAGCGTCCGAGAGGCCGGAAAATGGGGCTGTTTCGAATTGCGCGTCACAGAGCACGCCAGCGGATAACTTGTTGAGGGCGGGAGATCAAGGGGAGGATGCCGGTAGTCCCCTCGTAGTTTCGCCGGAGATGATGAAATCCCTGTCTGTTAAACGCTTCAAGTTTTCTCCGGGAATG TTGATAAAGCAGAGCCAGGATGATGGCGGTGATGAAGTAACTTGGAAGATATCACCTGTAAATGAGCGATTGCAAACAGTTTCCAAGCACATGCCTGAGACAATAAAAGTTCTAGCAGAATCGTCAAGGCTAAACTCTTCATACATTCAGCAATGCTCACAAATCAAG AGTACGCGAGAAGCAGCTGGCAGTGGTGGAATGTGCCTTTCTTCACCCTTCAAGAAGGCTTCTGGAAGATCTTGCTGTGCAAATTCGTTGGGTGTGAAAGGAGTCAACCCAGATAAGAATGCGGATCATGAAGGAAAATCTGGTGAAGTCATTACTACCCAAGTAGCCAGTCAACAAAGTCCTTTTCAAACTCCTCCTTCCTTATCTTATTGCCAGGATAAG CCAGCTAACAGCACTGCCTGCAATGGAGTATTGAATGAGCTTGGACTGAGGCAGCACAAAAAG GCACTGCTTGAGCTTTTAGATCAAGTTGAAGATGCCATCTCCATTGATGAACCACTTCCTAATGTGCTCAAAGGATGCTCATCAAAAGTTCGGAATGGCAAGTCTTGTGAATTACCTGTAAAAGTTTGTAGTGATGCGAGAGTTGTAGTGCCACAGAAGGCCAATATGGCATCTTTAGATGATATTTTCCTAGTATTGGAG GTGGCAGAAAATAGTGGGTCTGCTGATTCCAGTCATGGTCCATCTCCTCACAAG GTTCTCCGTTTGTTGAATGAGCAAAATGGAGAGGAAAGGACTATTCATTTATTGGATGAGTG GTTTTACAGTGTCATTTCACCTGGAGACACAGTAAATGTAATTGGGCAGTTTGATGTCCAGGGGAAGTGTGATGTGAGAAGGGACAGTAATTTTGTGATTGTTCACCCAGATCTCCTAGTGTCTGGAACTCGG GTTGCCACAAGTTTTACCTGCCCAAGGCGAACCGTCCTGGATGAGAGGTTAAAATCCTCTGAGTACTCAACTGCAGCATTAATCGGAACCTTGCTGCATCAAATTTTTCAG GCTGGACTAGTGAAGGATGAACCCACGGAGGAATTTTTAGATGAGTATGCTGGTGTAGTGCTCCAGAAAAATGTTGAGAGCTTGTATGCTTGTGGAG TTAGTGAGAAAGATATCCTTAATACTTTGATCGAGGCAAACCCAAGATTATTGAACTGGAtttccctttttaaaaattcaCAG TTTCAGAAAGCTCCCACAGTTGATTTTGGATCTGAAGATGGTCTTAAGAAGGTCAATATATCTGAG GTGATTGATATAGAGGAGATGTCCTGGGCACCCAAGTATGGATTAAAAGGAATGATCGATGCTTCTGTCAGAGTAAAAGTTGAATCAAATACTTCTGGAGTTGTGGAAAAGATTGTGCCTTTAGAGTTCAAATCTGGCAAACGTCCTAATGGCCAG TCATCGATGGAACATTGTGCACAAGTGATATTGTACACACTCCTTATGTCCGAGAG ATACTTGAAGCCAATTGATTCTGGTCTTTTGTATTACCTCCAGTCAGATCACACTCAT GGAATTACTGTTCGGAGATCTGACTTGGTGGGCCTGATCATGCGTCGAAATGAACTTGCTACTTCTATTCTTAAGGCGTTAACAACTCAGCAACTACCCCCGATGTTACAG AGTCCTAGTATTTGCAAAGGTTGTCGGCATCTTGATGTCTGCACCCTCTATCACAAG GCACATGGGGGAAGCACAGAAAACAGCGGAATGGGTGACCTTTTCAATGCATATACTAACCACTTAACAACTGCACATTCTGATTTCTTGAGACATTGGGATTGGTTGATTGACTTAGAAGCTGGAGAAGCAGAG CACAGGAAGAAAGATATATGGAGGTCACGAAATTCAAGGCGTGATGAGTCTGCTTGTTCCCTTTCTTCTCTTGTTCTCGACACATCAGATAAAGAGACATGTTGCACGCCTTCTAGAGACAAGAGGTTTACCTATCGATTCTTGGGTCAGAATTTGACTTCCGAACAAGCAGAAACATTTGTCGGGAATACTCCTGGTGCTGGAGATTCTATGAGGACTGGTTTTGCTTGCAAACTTTCAAGGGGAGACATGGTG ATATTGAGCACTGAATCTGGCCGGCGAGCAATTGCCAGTGGAGTCATTTCTGATATCAGCCGCTCCCATGTTTCT GTGTCTTTTTCCAAGCGTCTACGGCTTCCGGGAAGCAGGCCTCTGTCTGAGGTGCAAGATCTTGTCAATCAGTTATGGCGTATTGACAAAGACGAATTCATAACCTCCTTTGCTGTTATGAG GTTCAACCTTGTCCAACTTTTTCGGCAAGATGCACGAAGTTCTCATCTTAGGAAAATGATTGTTGACCTCGAG CCTCCTAGATTTGACAGTGGATGCATATTTAGTCAAGACCCTGCCATATCCTATGTGTGGTCTGAGGAGAAATTGAATGACGACCAGCGTCGAGCGATAGTCAAG ATACTTACAGCAAAGGATTACACCTTAATACTCGGAATGCCCGGAACAGGCAAGACATCGACGATGGTGCATGCTGTGAAGGCCTTGTTAATGAGAGGTGCATCAATCTTGCTTACGTCCTACACAAACTCTGCAGTTGATAATTTGCTTATCAAATTGAAGAATCAG GGCATCGACTTTGTTCGTATCGGAAGACCGGAAGTTGTGCATGAAGATGTCAGAGAACATTGCTTCCCAG AAAAGGGAATGGAAAGTGTTGATGGAATAAAAGTACGGTTAGAGCAAGTCAAAGTAGTTGCTGTTACGTGTCTAGGGATCACAAGTCCTCTCCTTGCAAGCAAGAGATTTGATGTTTGCATCATGGATGAAGCTGGCCAGACAACCCTGCCA GTATCCCTAGGGCCACTGACGTTCGCTTCAGTGTTTGTCCTTGTTGGTGATCACTATCAACTTCCTCCACTTGTTCAG AGCACAGAGGCTCAAGAGAATGGACTGGGTATCAGTTTGTTCTGTAGGCTTTCAGAAGCACATCCTCAAGCAATTTCAGCATTGCAAAGCCAG TATCGTATGTGCCAGGGAATAATGCAACTATCGAATGCCTTAATTTACGGTGACAGGCTGCGTTGTGGTTCCACTGATGTTGCAAATGCTAAGCTCAATTTTGCTAAGGAGAATCTTTATTCATCTTGGCTAAAG GTTTTGGAACCAGGTATGCCAGTTGTATTTCTGAACACTG ATCTGCTGCCtgcttttgaagaaaaagatcgcAAGACTTTAAAGAATCCAATAGAAGCTTGCATCATTGGGAAG ATAACAGAGGAACTTGTGGAaagtggaatcaaggaagaa
- the LOC104441316 gene encoding DNA replication ATP-dependent helicase/nuclease JHS1 isoform X1: protein MPPRKRANPSSAAAAAAAAAAAAAAKKQNQNQNQAQASQPPKYGIQHFFERHSQNNAAAAVSVSQDPPDRKAAASRLRPAPAAVPSSKAGLDLGEIDRRKSLGNRGRGRKSLRDPDTNAADSNVLGDGDAPSSRVPSSGVAAVGSGIEEANENRVVGASERPENGAVSNCASQSTPADNLLRAGDQGEDAGSPLVVSPEMMKSLSVKRFKFSPGMLIKQSQDDGGDEVTWKISPVNERLQTVSKHMPETIKVLAESSRLNSSYIQQCSQIKSTREAAGSGGMCLSSPFKKASGRSCCANSLGVKGVNPDKNADHEGKSGEVITTQVASQQSPFQTPPSLSYCQDKPANSTACNGVLNELGLRQHKKALLELLDQVEDAISIDEPLPNVLKGCSSKVRNGKSCELPVKVCSDARVVVPQKANMASLDDIFLVLEVAENSGSADSSHGPSPHKVLRLLNEQNGEERTIHLLDEWFYSVISPGDTVNVIGQFDVQGKCDVRRDSNFVIVHPDLLVSGTRVATSFTCPRRTVLDERLKSSEYSTAALIGTLLHQIFQAGLVKDEPTEEFLDEYAGVVLQKNVESLYACGVSEKDILNTLIEANPRLLNWISLFKNSQFQKAPTVDFGSEDGLKKVNISEVIDIEEMSWAPKYGLKGMIDASVRVKVESNTSGVVEKIVPLEFKSGKRPNGQSSMEHCAQVILYTLLMSERYLKPIDSGLLYYLQSDHTHGITVRRSDLVGLIMRRNELATSILKALTTQQLPPMLQSPSICKGCRHLDVCTLYHKAHGGSTENSGMGDLFNAYTNHLTTAHSDFLRHWDWLIDLEAGEAEHRKKDIWRSRNSRRDESACSLSSLVLDTSDKETCCTPSRDKRFTYRFLGQNLTSEQAETFVGNTPGAGDSMRTGFACKLSRGDMVILSTESGRRAIASGVISDISRSHVSVSFSKRLRLPGSRPLSEVQDLVNQLWRIDKDEFITSFAVMRFNLVQLFRQDARSSHLRKMIVDLEPPRFDSGCIFSQDPAISYVWSEEKLNDDQRRAIVKILTAKDYTLILGMPGTGKTSTMVHAVKALLMRGASILLTSYTNSAVDNLLIKLKNQGIDFVRIGRPEVVHEDVREHCFPEKGMESVDGIKVRLEQVKVVAVTCLGITSPLLASKRFDVCIMDEAGQTTLPVSLGPLTFASVFVLVGDHYQLPPLVQVSMSTEAQENGLGISLFCRLSEAHPQAISALQSQYRMCQGIMQLSNALIYGDRLRCGSTDVANAKLNFAKENLYSSWLKVLEPGMPVVFLNTDLLPAFEEKDRKTLKNPIEACIIGKITEELVESGIKEEDIGIITPYNSQADLIRDAVCRTSVEIHTIDKYQGRDKDCILVSFVRSNKEGNHCNSSLLGDWHRINVAVTRAKKKLIMVGSLATLSKLPLLKLLIENVDKQSGILSLSKEDFSQTECLQRCSPTERN from the exons ATGCCTCCGAGAAAGAGGGCCAATCCCTCTtccgccgcggcggcggcggctgcggctgcggcggcggcggcggcgaagaagCAGAACCAGAATCAGAACCAGGCCCAGGCCTCCCAGCCTCCCAAGTACGGGATCCAGCACTTCTTCGAGCGCCACTCCCAGAacaacgccgccgccgccgtctccgTCTCTCAGGACCCTCCGGACCGTAAAGCCGCGGCCAGTCGACTGCGCCCGGCCCCTGCCGCCGTGCCGAGCTCGAAGGCCGGCCTTGATTTGGGGGAAATCGATCGTCGGAAGTCGTTGGGCAATAGGGGGCGGGGCCGCAAAAGTTTGAGGGATCCGGACACTAATGCTGCTGACTCCAATGTTCTAGGGGACGGGGACGCGCCGAGTTCGAGGGTTCCGAGCTCGGGCGTTGCTGCGGTGGGTTCGGGGATTGAGGAGGCGAATGAGAATCGCGTGGTCGGAGCGTCCGAGAGGCCGGAAAATGGGGCTGTTTCGAATTGCGCGTCACAGAGCACGCCAGCGGATAACTTGTTGAGGGCGGGAGATCAAGGGGAGGATGCCGGTAGTCCCCTCGTAGTTTCGCCGGAGATGATGAAATCCCTGTCTGTTAAACGCTTCAAGTTTTCTCCGGGAATG TTGATAAAGCAGAGCCAGGATGATGGCGGTGATGAAGTAACTTGGAAGATATCACCTGTAAATGAGCGATTGCAAACAGTTTCCAAGCACATGCCTGAGACAATAAAAGTTCTAGCAGAATCGTCAAGGCTAAACTCTTCATACATTCAGCAATGCTCACAAATCAAG AGTACGCGAGAAGCAGCTGGCAGTGGTGGAATGTGCCTTTCTTCACCCTTCAAGAAGGCTTCTGGAAGATCTTGCTGTGCAAATTCGTTGGGTGTGAAAGGAGTCAACCCAGATAAGAATGCGGATCATGAAGGAAAATCTGGTGAAGTCATTACTACCCAAGTAGCCAGTCAACAAAGTCCTTTTCAAACTCCTCCTTCCTTATCTTATTGCCAGGATAAG CCAGCTAACAGCACTGCCTGCAATGGAGTATTGAATGAGCTTGGACTGAGGCAGCACAAAAAG GCACTGCTTGAGCTTTTAGATCAAGTTGAAGATGCCATCTCCATTGATGAACCACTTCCTAATGTGCTCAAAGGATGCTCATCAAAAGTTCGGAATGGCAAGTCTTGTGAATTACCTGTAAAAGTTTGTAGTGATGCGAGAGTTGTAGTGCCACAGAAGGCCAATATGGCATCTTTAGATGATATTTTCCTAGTATTGGAG GTGGCAGAAAATAGTGGGTCTGCTGATTCCAGTCATGGTCCATCTCCTCACAAG GTTCTCCGTTTGTTGAATGAGCAAAATGGAGAGGAAAGGACTATTCATTTATTGGATGAGTG GTTTTACAGTGTCATTTCACCTGGAGACACAGTAAATGTAATTGGGCAGTTTGATGTCCAGGGGAAGTGTGATGTGAGAAGGGACAGTAATTTTGTGATTGTTCACCCAGATCTCCTAGTGTCTGGAACTCGG GTTGCCACAAGTTTTACCTGCCCAAGGCGAACCGTCCTGGATGAGAGGTTAAAATCCTCTGAGTACTCAACTGCAGCATTAATCGGAACCTTGCTGCATCAAATTTTTCAG GCTGGACTAGTGAAGGATGAACCCACGGAGGAATTTTTAGATGAGTATGCTGGTGTAGTGCTCCAGAAAAATGTTGAGAGCTTGTATGCTTGTGGAG TTAGTGAGAAAGATATCCTTAATACTTTGATCGAGGCAAACCCAAGATTATTGAACTGGAtttccctttttaaaaattcaCAG TTTCAGAAAGCTCCCACAGTTGATTTTGGATCTGAAGATGGTCTTAAGAAGGTCAATATATCTGAG GTGATTGATATAGAGGAGATGTCCTGGGCACCCAAGTATGGATTAAAAGGAATGATCGATGCTTCTGTCAGAGTAAAAGTTGAATCAAATACTTCTGGAGTTGTGGAAAAGATTGTGCCTTTAGAGTTCAAATCTGGCAAACGTCCTAATGGCCAG TCATCGATGGAACATTGTGCACAAGTGATATTGTACACACTCCTTATGTCCGAGAG ATACTTGAAGCCAATTGATTCTGGTCTTTTGTATTACCTCCAGTCAGATCACACTCAT GGAATTACTGTTCGGAGATCTGACTTGGTGGGCCTGATCATGCGTCGAAATGAACTTGCTACTTCTATTCTTAAGGCGTTAACAACTCAGCAACTACCCCCGATGTTACAG AGTCCTAGTATTTGCAAAGGTTGTCGGCATCTTGATGTCTGCACCCTCTATCACAAG GCACATGGGGGAAGCACAGAAAACAGCGGAATGGGTGACCTTTTCAATGCATATACTAACCACTTAACAACTGCACATTCTGATTTCTTGAGACATTGGGATTGGTTGATTGACTTAGAAGCTGGAGAAGCAGAG CACAGGAAGAAAGATATATGGAGGTCACGAAATTCAAGGCGTGATGAGTCTGCTTGTTCCCTTTCTTCTCTTGTTCTCGACACATCAGATAAAGAGACATGTTGCACGCCTTCTAGAGACAAGAGGTTTACCTATCGATTCTTGGGTCAGAATTTGACTTCCGAACAAGCAGAAACATTTGTCGGGAATACTCCTGGTGCTGGAGATTCTATGAGGACTGGTTTTGCTTGCAAACTTTCAAGGGGAGACATGGTG ATATTGAGCACTGAATCTGGCCGGCGAGCAATTGCCAGTGGAGTCATTTCTGATATCAGCCGCTCCCATGTTTCT GTGTCTTTTTCCAAGCGTCTACGGCTTCCGGGAAGCAGGCCTCTGTCTGAGGTGCAAGATCTTGTCAATCAGTTATGGCGTATTGACAAAGACGAATTCATAACCTCCTTTGCTGTTATGAG GTTCAACCTTGTCCAACTTTTTCGGCAAGATGCACGAAGTTCTCATCTTAGGAAAATGATTGTTGACCTCGAG CCTCCTAGATTTGACAGTGGATGCATATTTAGTCAAGACCCTGCCATATCCTATGTGTGGTCTGAGGAGAAATTGAATGACGACCAGCGTCGAGCGATAGTCAAG ATACTTACAGCAAAGGATTACACCTTAATACTCGGAATGCCCGGAACAGGCAAGACATCGACGATGGTGCATGCTGTGAAGGCCTTGTTAATGAGAGGTGCATCAATCTTGCTTACGTCCTACACAAACTCTGCAGTTGATAATTTGCTTATCAAATTGAAGAATCAG GGCATCGACTTTGTTCGTATCGGAAGACCGGAAGTTGTGCATGAAGATGTCAGAGAACATTGCTTCCCAG AAAAGGGAATGGAAAGTGTTGATGGAATAAAAGTACGGTTAGAGCAAGTCAAAGTAGTTGCTGTTACGTGTCTAGGGATCACAAGTCCTCTCCTTGCAAGCAAGAGATTTGATGTTTGCATCATGGATGAAGCTGGCCAGACAACCCTGCCA GTATCCCTAGGGCCACTGACGTTCGCTTCAGTGTTTGTCCTTGTTGGTGATCACTATCAACTTCCTCCACTTGTTCAGGTGTCTATG AGCACAGAGGCTCAAGAGAATGGACTGGGTATCAGTTTGTTCTGTAGGCTTTCAGAAGCACATCCTCAAGCAATTTCAGCATTGCAAAGCCAG TATCGTATGTGCCAGGGAATAATGCAACTATCGAATGCCTTAATTTACGGTGACAGGCTGCGTTGTGGTTCCACTGATGTTGCAAATGCTAAGCTCAATTTTGCTAAGGAGAATCTTTATTCATCTTGGCTAAAG GTTTTGGAACCAGGTATGCCAGTTGTATTTCTGAACACTG ATCTGCTGCCtgcttttgaagaaaaagatcgcAAGACTTTAAAGAATCCAATAGAAGCTTGCATCATTGGGAAG ATAACAGAGGAACTTGTGGAaagtggaatcaaggaagaa